A single window of Pyxicephalus adspersus chromosome 10, UCB_Pads_2.0, whole genome shotgun sequence DNA harbors:
- the LOC140338855 gene encoding uncharacterized protein → MSESMEIFNGVSSAETGKEKTMKDKDSILVNSISPPAGKVRRRRTVYSRRHLELLLNTFETNPYPGIALREKLSQLTGIHESRIQVWFQNRRARKNKKTIQEEDENQSQDLEGLQFNQIPQVQQIRQPEIKQSGMEYIQKHEDICKTPGLPMQTLSNLPMNSLAGYMWSNQCQPNVAATPHFLNSIGITQQHVHSFMNPQPFYSYTLPHAASPLESDCSGHSSSSFLATEPDQCALKELSLQDVLEEFQPSWAEEANNPFDVNDVLLF, encoded by the exons ATGTCAGAATCAATGGAGATTTTCAACGGAGTATCATCTGCTGAGACAGGGAAGGAGAAGACCATGAAGG ataagGATTCAATTCTGGTAAATAGCATCAGTCCCCCCGCTGGAAAAGTTAGGAGACGACGTACTGTCTACAGCAGACGACACCTAGAACTGCTACTTAACACATTTGAAACCAACCCCTATCCAGGAATCGCGCTGAGAGAAAAGCTGTCCCAACTCACAGGCATACATGAATCCAGAATTCAG GTCTGGTTCCAGAATAGGAGAGCTAGAAAGAATAAGAAAACTATTCAAGAAGAAGATGAGAATCAGTCACAAGATTTGGAAGGCCTACAGTTTAATCAGATACCTCAAGTACAACAGATCCGCCAGCCAGAAATAAAACAGTCTGGGATGGAATATATTCAGAAACATGAAGATATCTGCAAGACCCCTGGCCTTCCTATGCAGACACTGAGCAATTTACCTATGAACAGTTTGGCAGGTTATATGTGGTCAAATCAATGCCAGCCAAATGTTGCAGCAACACCACATTTTCTAAACTCCATTGGCATCACTCAACAACACGTCCATTCGTTTATGAATCCACAACCATTTTACAGCTATACCCTTCCCCATGCTGCAAGCCCCCTGGAGAGTGATTGCTCAGGGCACTCATCTTCTAGTTTCCTGGCCACAGAACCTGATCAGTGTGCACTTAAGGAACTTTCATTACAAGACGTCCTTGAAGAGTTCCAGCCATCCTGGGCTGAAGAGGCTAACAATCCATTTGATGTTAATGATGTTCTGCTCTTTTAA